A genomic stretch from Roseovarius nanhaiticus includes:
- a CDS encoding CTP synthase, whose translation MARYIFITGGVVSSLGKGLASAALGALLQARGFSVRLRKLDPYLNVDPGTMSPFEHGEVFVTDDGAETDLDLGHYERFTGVPARMTDSVSSGRIYSNVLEKERRGDYLGKTIQVVPHVTNEIKDFLAIGEDEVDFMLCEIGGTVGDIEGLPFFEAIRQFSHDQPRGQCIFMHLTLLPYLAASGELKTKPTQHSVKELQSIGIAPDILVCRSEHPIPEKEREKIALFCNVRKEAVVAAYDLKSIYEAPLAYHREGLDQAVLDAFQISPAPRPDLSIWQDVADRIHNTDGAVSIAIVGKYTQLEDAYKSIKEALTHGGMANRVKVNVEWVDAEVFDLEDPAQHLEGFHAILVPGGFGERGTEGKIKAAQFARERKIPYMGICLGMQLAVIEAARNVAGIKTAGSEEFDHEADVRRFEPVIYHLKEWVQGNEKVKRKVTDDKGGTMRLGAYDAILKEGSRVAEIYGSTSIEERHRHRYEVDTKYREKLEECGLDFSGMSPDGRLPEIVEWADHPWFIGVQFHPELKSKPFAPHPLFSDFVRAAVETSRLV comes from the coding sequence ATGGCCAGATACATCTTCATCACCGGCGGCGTTGTCTCCTCCCTCGGCAAGGGTCTTGCCTCCGCCGCACTCGGCGCGCTTCTGCAGGCGCGCGGCTTCTCGGTTCGCCTGCGCAAGCTGGATCCGTATCTCAATGTCGATCCCGGCACGATGAGCCCTTTCGAGCACGGAGAGGTCTTCGTCACCGATGACGGGGCCGAAACCGACTTGGATCTTGGCCATTACGAGCGTTTCACAGGCGTCCCCGCCCGCATGACGGATTCTGTCAGCTCGGGGCGGATCTACTCCAATGTACTGGAGAAAGAGCGTCGGGGCGACTATTTGGGCAAGACGATTCAGGTCGTTCCCCACGTGACGAACGAGATCAAGGACTTCCTCGCCATCGGCGAGGACGAGGTCGATTTCATGCTGTGCGAGATCGGCGGCACGGTGGGCGATATCGAAGGCCTGCCCTTTTTTGAGGCGATCCGGCAGTTCAGCCATGACCAGCCGCGCGGGCAGTGCATCTTCATGCACCTGACCCTCCTGCCCTATCTGGCCGCCAGCGGAGAGCTGAAAACCAAGCCGACCCAGCACAGCGTCAAGGAACTGCAGTCGATCGGCATCGCGCCCGACATCCTCGTCTGCCGCTCCGAACACCCCATCCCCGAAAAGGAACGCGAGAAGATCGCCCTTTTCTGCAACGTGCGCAAAGAGGCCGTCGTTGCCGCCTATGATCTGAAGTCGATCTACGAGGCGCCGCTGGCCTATCACCGCGAGGGGCTGGATCAGGCCGTGCTCGACGCGTTCCAGATATCGCCCGCCCCGCGCCCCGATCTGAGCATCTGGCAGGACGTGGCGGACCGCATCCACAACACTGACGGCGCCGTCAGCATCGCCATCGTCGGCAAATATACACAGCTCGAAGATGCCTACAAATCCATCAAGGAGGCGCTGACCCATGGCGGCATGGCCAACCGGGTCAAGGTCAACGTCGAATGGGTCGATGCCGAGGTCTTCGATTTGGAAGATCCAGCCCAGCATCTCGAAGGCTTCCACGCGATCCTCGTGCCGGGCGGCTTCGGCGAGCGCGGCACCGAAGGCAAGATCAAGGCGGCGCAATTCGCACGCGAGCGCAAGATCCCCTATATGGGCATCTGCCTTGGCATGCAGCTGGCGGTGATCGAGGCCGCGCGCAACGTCGCGGGGATCAAGACCGCAGGCTCGGAGGAGTTCGACCATGAGGCGGATGTGCGCCGTTTCGAGCCGGTGATCTACCACCTCAAGGAATGGGTCCAGGGCAACGAGAAAGTGAAGCGCAAGGTCACCGACGACAAGGGCGGCACGATGCGCCTCGGCGCCTATGACGCCATCCTCAAGGAAGGCAGCCGCGTCGCCGAGATCTACGGCAGCACTTCAATCGAGGAACGCCACCGCCACCGCTATGAGGTGGACACCAAGTATCGTGAAAAGCTGGAGGAATGCGGCCTCGATTTCTCGGGCATGTCCCCCGACGGCCGCCTGCCCGAGATTGTCGAATGGGCCGATCACCCATGGTTCATTGGCGTGCAATTCCACCCCGAACTGAAATCCAAGCCGTTCGCGCCCCATCCCCTCTTCAGCGATTTCGTGCGCGCCGCGGTCGAAACCTCGCGCCTCGTCTGA
- the secG gene encoding preprotein translocase subunit SecG, producing MENVVLIIHLLLALSLIGAVLLQRSEGGGLGMGGGGGAGGRVAGRSSGTAMGKLTWVLAGAFICTSMILTVIAASNSSGASVLDRLTDAPARDEAPLDDGLTAPLAPADGDAPVLPTAD from the coding sequence ATGGAAAACGTCGTTCTCATCATCCACCTGCTTCTGGCATTGTCGCTGATTGGCGCCGTGCTGCTTCAGCGCTCCGAAGGGGGCGGTTTGGGCATGGGCGGTGGCGGCGGCGCAGGCGGCCGCGTGGCCGGGCGCTCTTCTGGCACGGCGATGGGCAAGCTGACCTGGGTTCTTGCGGGCGCCTTCATCTGCACCTCGATGATCCTCACGGTGATCGCGGCCAGCAATTCGTCCGGCGCCTCGGTGCTGGACCGCCTGACCGATGCGCCCGCCCGCGACGAAGCGCCGCTGGACGACGGGCTGACCGCGCCGCTGGCACCCGCCGACGGCGACGCGCCGGTGCTTCCGACCGCCGATTGA
- a CDS encoding DUF6524 family protein produces the protein MGFALRWLIAFVLLTATFNPTPWNYIQWARQSYQDQLPLVVLAGLILLVVYVVYLRATLRSIGGFGMTMVLAITAAGLWVLHDYGLLTLRDTSQLIWLALVALSLVLGIGLSWSHLRRRLSGQSDIDDVGD, from the coding sequence ATGGGATTCGCGCTACGCTGGCTGATCGCCTTTGTCCTTCTGACAGCGACCTTCAATCCGACGCCGTGGAATTACATCCAATGGGCGCGTCAGTCCTATCAGGACCAACTGCCGTTGGTGGTTCTAGCGGGCCTGATCCTTTTAGTTGTCTATGTCGTCTACCTGCGCGCCACGCTGCGCTCGATCGGGGGCTTTGGCATGACGATGGTGTTGGCGATCACGGCGGCGGGTCTGTGGGTGCTGCATGATTACGGCCTTCTGACGCTGCGCGACACGTCGCAGCTGATCTGGCTCGCGCTTGTCGCGCTGTCTTTGGTGCTTGGCATCGGACTTAGCTGGAGCCATCTGCGCAGGCGCCTTTCAGGCCAATCGGATATCGACGACGTCGGCGATTAA
- a CDS encoding adenylosuccinate synthase yields the protein MANVVVVGAQWGDEGKGKIVDWLSERADVIARFQGGHNAGHTLVVDGKVYKLNALPSGVVRGGKLSVIGNGVVLDPWHLVAEIAKIREQGVEISPDTLMIAENTPLILPIHGELDRAREEAASKGTKIGTTGRGIGPAYEDKVGRRSVRVADLADAATLEARVDRALQHHDPLRKGLGIEAVDRDALIAQLQEIAPEILQYAAPVWKVLNDQRKAGKRILFEGAQGALLDIDFGTYPFVTSSNVIAGQAATGVGVGPGAINYVLGIVKAYTTRVGEGPFPTELDDDNGQRLGERGREFGTVTGRKRRCGWFDAALVRQTCATSGVKGIALTKLDVLDGFETLRICTGYELDGKTLDYLPTAADQQTRCKPIYEEMPGWSESTEGARSWADLPAGAIKYVRRVEELIDCPVALLSTSPEREDTILVTDPFAD from the coding sequence ATGGCAAACGTGGTCGTCGTAGGCGCCCAATGGGGCGACGAAGGCAAAGGCAAGATCGTCGATTGGCTGAGTGAGCGGGCAGATGTCATCGCACGCTTTCAGGGTGGGCATAATGCCGGGCACACATTGGTTGTCGACGGCAAGGTCTACAAGCTGAACGCGCTGCCTTCGGGCGTGGTGCGGGGCGGCAAGCTGTCGGTGATCGGCAATGGCGTTGTTCTGGATCCGTGGCACCTGGTGGCCGAGATCGCGAAGATCCGTGAGCAAGGCGTCGAGATCAGCCCCGACACACTCATGATCGCGGAAAACACGCCGCTTATCCTGCCCATCCACGGCGAGCTGGACCGCGCCCGCGAGGAGGCGGCCAGCAAGGGCACCAAGATCGGCACGACCGGGCGCGGCATTGGGCCGGCCTATGAAGACAAGGTCGGGCGCCGCTCGGTCCGGGTGGCGGATCTGGCGGATGCGGCCACGCTTGAGGCGCGGGTGGACCGCGCGCTGCAGCATCACGATCCGCTGCGCAAGGGCCTCGGGATCGAGGCGGTGGATCGCGACGCGCTGATCGCGCAGCTGCAAGAGATTGCGCCGGAAATTCTGCAATACGCCGCGCCCGTCTGGAAGGTGCTGAACGATCAGCGCAAGGCCGGCAAGCGCATCCTTTTTGAGGGGGCGCAGGGCGCGCTGCTGGATATCGATTTCGGCACCTATCCCTTTGTCACCTCGTCCAACGTGATCGCGGGGCAGGCGGCGACGGGCGTCGGCGTAGGGCCGGGGGCCATCAATTACGTGCTGGGCATCGTCAAGGCCTACACCACCCGCGTGGGCGAGGGCCCGTTTCCAACCGAACTGGACGATGATAACGGCCAGCGCCTGGGCGAGCGGGGGCGCGAATTTGGCACCGTCACGGGGCGCAAGCGGCGCTGTGGCTGGTTCGATGCCGCCCTTGTGCGTCAGACCTGCGCGACGAGCGGCGTCAAGGGAATCGCGCTGACCAAGCTCGACGTGCTCGACGGGTTCGAGACATTGCGCATCTGCACGGGCTATGAGCTGGACGGCAAGACGCTGGACTACCTGCCGACCGCGGCCGACCAGCAAACTCGCTGCAAGCCGATCTACGAGGAGATGCCGGGCTGGTCCGAGTCCACCGAAGGCGCGCGCAGTTGGGCCGACCTGCCCGCGGGCGCGATCAAATACGTCCGCCGCGTCGAGGAATTGATCGATTGCCCCGTCGCACTACTCTCTACCTCGCCCGAGCGGGAGGACACCATCCTGGTGACCGATCCGTTCGCGGACTGA
- a CDS encoding DUF2842 domain-containing protein, translated as MAETRLSYKARRRWSLVILLIGLPAYIVAAISLIAWLPDLPGWVEFFVYVILGFAWMVPLKFVFLGIGQADPDAPHPDGDLR; from the coding sequence ATGGCTGAGACACGGTTGAGCTACAAGGCGCGGCGGCGCTGGTCATTGGTGATCCTTCTGATCGGCTTGCCCGCTTATATCGTCGCCGCAATCAGCCTGATCGCATGGCTGCCGGACTTGCCGGGATGGGTCGAGTTCTTTGTCTACGTGATCTTGGGCTTTGCCTGGATGGTGCCTTTGAAATTCGTCTTTCTGGGAATTGGCCAAGCGGATCCAGATGCGCCCCATCCCGATGGTGATCTGCGCTGA
- the mraZ gene encoding division/cell wall cluster transcriptional repressor MraZ → MARRFRGESHHKVDAKGRVSIPALFRRVIEASDPNWKEGLAPELIIVYGDHRRNYLECYTVEAINEVDDKIDALPRGSKDRKILQRLYHGQSFPTTIDDTGRLVLPAKLRAKIGLENEAFFIAAGDTFQIWNPETYETEEAAETEDWLDAQPDDFDPLILLDAAGRA, encoded by the coding sequence GTGGCACGCAGGTTCAGAGGCGAAAGCCATCACAAGGTAGATGCGAAGGGCAGGGTCTCGATCCCGGCCCTTTTCCGCCGTGTGATCGAAGCCTCGGACCCCAACTGGAAAGAGGGCCTCGCGCCCGAGTTGATCATCGTCTACGGCGATCACCGCCGCAACTACCTGGAATGCTACACCGTCGAGGCCATCAACGAGGTGGACGACAAGATCGACGCGCTTCCGCGTGGATCGAAGGATCGCAAGATCCTGCAGCGTCTCTACCACGGTCAATCCTTTCCCACGACGATCGACGATACCGGGCGCCTGGTGCTGCCTGCCAAGCTGCGCGCCAAGATCGGGCTGGAGAACGAAGCCTTCTTCATCGCCGCAGGGGACACGTTCCAGATCTGGAACCCCGAGACCTACGAGACCGAAGAGGCCGCCGAGACCGAAGATTGGCTGGATGCGCAGCC